taaaaagttttatattatatagttgatgacttaattgtttattaaaaggttaacaaaaaagtttatcaaaaaatttacaaaaaaagtttgacaaatatataataatatccaaTTAAGAATAGTATAAGAAtagtataagaaataataatacatttaacaaaaaaaaacattttatttccatatataaaaatttagaaaagagaaaaggtaagaaataaagataaaccGGATAAACATTTGTGATTACATGGatctattatgaaaaataatttattgttaatataaatattaatatgaatttatcaaaatgtagttaatgtactttatttaattgtgcGCGAAAAAGTTACGATTTAGAATGAGATCCGCGATATCTTTCATTCTCATCCATGTCGTAAATTGCATTGAGTTTGCGAATGATGTTTTTTGTTCTGTCGTAAACAAAATTGTCCATTTGGCCTAAAACGTTGACGAGTTCGATCATCTTTTCAAATCCACGATTTATCTTTTCGGATTTCTCATCGTCAGAAATGATTCtctttatttgaaattgatgTGCTTCTTTTCTCGATAAACTCGTAGACGAAGATTGTTCAGGTTTCTCGGTCAAAATTTCG
Above is a window of Monomorium pharaonis isolate MP-MQ-018 chromosome 10, ASM1337386v2, whole genome shotgun sequence DNA encoding:
- the LOC105830645 gene encoding uncharacterized protein LOC105830645 isoform X2; its protein translation is MQIMRILLINAVEILTEKPEQSSSTSLSRKEAHQFQIKRIISDDEKSEKINRGFEKMIELVNVLGQMDNFVYDRTKNIIRKLNAIYDMDENERYRGSHSKS
- the LOC105830645 gene encoding uncharacterized protein LOC105830645 isoform X1 gives rise to the protein MEIFFSSLSVSITYLILLINAVEILTEKPEQSSSTSLSRKEAHQFQIKRIISDDEKSEKINRGFEKMIELVNVLGQMDNFVYDRTKNIIRKLNAIYDMDENERYRGSHSKS